A window from Hemicordylus capensis ecotype Gifberg chromosome 2, rHemCap1.1.pri, whole genome shotgun sequence encodes these proteins:
- the LOC128347706 gene encoding uncharacterized protein LOC128347706: protein MERRKIRHQLASRTKPAIPLPASKPMSKQVDSGQNSRRPPVQKPHTGDLDELRRLRAKVKASVERTKKPAGKQDKPLGKKQVVSGQNSRRPPVQRPHTGDSDELCHQLSKLAISPAGSRTVAMPPTGGTPLARLCHQLSKLAISPAGSRTVAMPPTEGTPLARIGHQLPKRTLSATSQMNPAVPPQGSKRARLLERLSKRRLSATSGPQPAVSLPELKGARPDSREGHRAVERAQSTPGTAAHQIAFCLWNGEPPRAKADLARQWQSRLSPFQRAAIRWECWEEPEQQPLKPRAGPRCGCPAWSPPRLGSGRSTWTRPGLCSASGETASRPRPSKWVAEGALPSPQPDRQALGKECRAPPRIKRGSPTHDLEGRLWSHAAQTQAPGGGRPFS, encoded by the exons AAACAGGTGGATTCGGGACAGAACTCCAGGAGGCCACCAGTTCAGAAACCCCACACAGGGGATTTGGACGAG CTCCGCCGCCTGCGCGCCAAGGTGAAAGCCTCTGTTGAGCGCACtaagaagcccgcaggcaagcaGGACAAACCCTTGGGAAAG AAACAGGTGGTTTCGGGACAGAACTCCAGGAGGCCACCAGTTCAGCGACCCCACACAGGGGATTCGGATGAG CTCTGCCATCAGCTCTCCAAGCTCGCCATCTCCCCTGCCGGCAGCAGGACAGTGGCCATGCCACCCACGGGAGGCACCCCCTTGGCAAGG CTCTGCCATCAGCTCTCCAAGCTCGCCATCTCCCCTGCCGGCAGCAGGACAGTGGCCATGCCACCCACGGAAGGCACCCCCTTGGCAAGG ATCGGCCACCAGCTGCCCAAGAGGACGCTGTCTGCCACCAGCCAAATGAATCCGGCCGTGCCTCCTCAGGGCAGCAAGCGGGCCAGGCTGTTGGAGAGG CTCTCCAAGCGGAGGCTCTCCGCCACCAGCGGCCCGCAGCCCGCCGTCTCTCTCCCGGAGCTCAAAGGAGCCAGGCCAGACTCAAGGGAAGGCCACCGAGCAGTGGAACGGGCCCAgtccacccccggcacagcagcccaccagatcgCCTTTTGTCTCTGGAATGGGGAGCCCCCCCGAGCCAAAGCCGACTTGGCCCGCCAGTGGCAGAGCCGGCTTTCCCCCTTTCAGCGTGCAGCCATCAGGTGGGAGTGCTGGGAGGAGCCGGAGCAGCAGCCACTCAagcccagggctggcccaagatgCGGCTGCCCAGCCTGGTCCCCACCCCGTTTGGGCTCAGGCCGAAGCACGTGGACCCGCCCCGGTCTTTGCTCCGCCAGCGGCGAGACTGCTTCTAGACCCAGGCCTTCCAAGTGGGTGGCTGagggagccctgccctcccctcagcctgaccgACAGGCTTTGGGAAAGGAGTGCCGAGCCCCCCCCCGAATTAAGAGGGGCAGCCCAACCCATGACTTGGAGGGGAGACTCTGGAGTCACGCTGCCCAGACGCAAGCCCCAGGAGGGGGTCGGCCTTTCTCCTAA